From the Juglans microcarpa x Juglans regia isolate MS1-56 chromosome 3D, Jm3101_v1.0, whole genome shotgun sequence genome, the window ATTTCCCGAGTTCCTCTACACTGCACTGAGATTTCAAGTTCCTCCCCTGAAGCCCCAAGCTCCTCTGCACTGCGATTTGGAGTTCGCAGGTGATCCTAacgatttcttcttcttcttcctttttcttcttctctgagatttcttcttcttcttctctaaggttttttcttcttctctgcgAGTTCGACACACTCAGATTGAAGCCCTCAATCCATCGACGTGAAGCCCTATCATTTCttgtaaataatattcttcaagtttttccatgtattactcctttttttcctgtgattctagggtttagtcatacatttcttttttttctctgtgtttacaacatctcttttttcctttaggGTTTAGTTATATGAGCTGTAAATTAATGGTATTTTGTTAGAAATTAATGGAGTTATTTTTGGATgatgtatatatagtattagcTAGAGATTAGAGGTTGCATTCTATCCTATCTAGTTTTAGTTTATTATTGAAGGTGGAAAAAGCTAAAACAAATCAGATTTTAGTGGAGGGTGGTGCAATGTAACCTCTTGGGTATGTTGTATATCTTGATTTTGGtcatgtatatagatatatatatatatatatatatgtgccgTATTGGACATATATTGCTTTGAATCACGAACGTAGGCTATGGATGGTGCATCACCATGGGACTCTAGTCGGGTTTGTTCAAATCAAAGTGTTTGTACAAAGTTTAAGATAAGTGTTTGTTGAGATTTCTGTTTGGAATTCGTCTCTGACCCCATGTAGATCATTCTATTCTCACATTACCAATAATTATCTTTGAAAATGGAGGGAAACAATCTAACAGATACCTTCAAAATTTTAAAGTGTTAAGTAACTTTGGAGAGGCTCGGGAAGAAATGTGGAGCATCTTGAGTTAAATTTTAGTCTTGGACTTGCATCTAggggaaatattttcaaattttcaaatgttttcatcaattattatttgcataatgttaataaattttcaattgttGACCAAGGTGTGAGTTCACTTAGATATCATTATTCCAAGTTCAGGTTAAAGGGACACAATATCATCAAGTCCAAGTTCAGAGTTATATCGAGAAGAAGAGTGTTTTGTTAAAACATACAGACATGAGTATTTGAAATGGTTTACTCATTTTTACAAGTGCAGGAGTTCCACACAGTAATAATTGTGACATGGTGGGAAGAGCAACAACCTTTTGATAGGTACAAATGTTATGTTGACTCATGAAGAAGCGTGTTTTGTTATatcaattataattaattataatatttccaGTTGAATTGCAGGAACAGCCAGACTAAATTACCCGGAAAAGTTTATCAAAGTTCAACTAAAAAGGGACACAACATCATTAGTTACAAGTTCGTGATGATAAAGTGTTGTCCTAGACTTTTTTGCACGTTGTATAGATTAGATTTTGATGAAAATCTTGTAAATTCTATGTTGCTAAATCAACCTGTGTAATGAAAACAGGTTGTGcacttctctcttttttgaaaacttttgcCAAGTCTTATGTAGTTGATCGACtatgataatttaatttataattaaagcaACACAAGTctatgtagattttttttttttttgagattgtcACGCAAGGGGGGCTGAGGGTTCCTGTGGAGATTATTGGTGATCATTGAGATTATGCATTTATTAGATGTCTTTATACAGTGACcgaaattttgagaaagaaataggTTGTGTTCCCTCTCGTATTGACATTGCTCAACCTGTTTAAAATATGACCCACTTGAGCTCACATAAATAAACTTTATGTGATGCCGTATGCTACCATAGTTATTTGCCAAAGGGAATATCTGATTCCAacagtccaaaaaaaaaaaaaaaaaagagtaaatacaTACAATTCTTGCACTTATGTATACTACAATTCGGCAAGAAGTACAAGTAAATTATACAAAGCTTTCACTAAACAGAGCTTTCATATGAATATGACTCTCCTGTAGGTGTATCCAGATATATACCATCCATTCTCATTGGTATCAAATAAAATAGTGACAAAATTGCCTGCTCCAAATCAGCAACTCTAGTGCATACCATAAGCaacaaatatttgtttataatGTTATATTGGCCATGATGATGGCAAGATTAGCACATCTTGTGTTTGATTCTGCTTTATCTGGTTTTGCATCCAAGCAACAACCATCTCACAAGCAGGGCACATGGCATCACAAATTCCGCTAGAAACTTTGCCGCTGCTCTCATCCACTACAATCTTGATGCCCGTACTGTGCAAAGACATTCATAAACCAACAGGTTCATCATCTAACATCCATGTCTAGCTaagtattataaataaataaatcaatcaaaatgTATATGagttttacccaaaaaaaaaatgaaaaaaagaaactagGAATAACCATAAGCATCacaagagagtgacagaaacaCAAGAATTATGTCAACAGAAAATCTTTTGTGCCCAACCTAGCGACAGCCAACATGGGTACCATCAAAAGTTCATGATGCAGTAGGTAACAGGTAATGgaattaaaattatcaataaggataattataaaatcattgcAGAGAATGTTGAAAAGCTAAAAGATTATAAGAATATTGGTTTGACCTAACACCACGGGAACCATCAAAGGAGCACAAGCCAATATGGGAGCAGATCTTCTTTGGGTTTGCATGTTATATAGAAATATGAAGGCTGGAAATCAATTTAATAGTAGAATAACAAGAATATTTTGCAAAGAGGTACATAAATTTTATCTGATAGGGAAACATAAATCAGAACATAATAAAATGCAAGTATTTACCTCGGCTAAAAGCAAATCAATAATGGTTTGTCCATACTGCTCGACAATTGCCTTGCATTGCTGACTAACAACTCCAGAGGCTCCAATTGCATGATTTATCATGGTAATCACAGTCTGCAAGAAAAACCATCATATATTTGAAGTAGaagcatgtatatataataatacaagcCTTTAGGACAACAAGAACATATTTATGCATGTACAAGAACATATTTATGGTAAAGTTAAATAACATCTGGAGTAACCTTGATATAGTGTGAACAAAGCAgtgcattttatttatattatattgaggAGATGAAAGgggaaaatagaggaaaaaatgacaaaaagaaacTCACCATATGAGCAGAGGCATCATACCAGAAAATAGCGTGTACTGACACAGGGAATGAAAATCATAAGAACAAATACACCTAAATATACCAAGAAACATAAGAGGTCCAAAAAAGAGATTGTCCCAAATAATAACATGGGgaaaaactagaaaaagaaaataaacttgttGGTAAACGCTTCATACCTACAATGTTCCATCCAACAGCTAACTGTCCAAATAAAGATAACCAAAAGATTGGAAGACTGTTAATGATAGCATGTAGGAAAGACTAGCTAATTAACAAAGAGGACAACCTCATACATCCTCTACAAAGACCAGCTAATTAATAAATGAAACAGGCAGCATCATCTAGAATTTCTGCTTGAATTTCACCAGCTCTTTTTTTGTACCCATAGAATTTTTGCCAAAACATTTCACTAGCCCACATCTGTAGTCATATCAGTGTGCATGCATATAGAGTCCTCCTCCAATGGCTCACAGCCTAGACAACCATTTGAGATTTAGCCAAATTCACAACACCAAGTCTAGAATTTAAAAAGCAAAATTGAAAGAAGTAGCAATGGAGTCAGTTCTAAACTAATGTAAAGACAGCTATCTCATGTCATGCATTATGAATCCAACCCTCACTGGATTGATTTGCAGCATTGTTTATATcattaacatatttatttacaaatccCTGCTAAAACAAATAAGTTCCAATCATGTCTTCAAAACCTAAGTTGTTAAAAAACAATAGTTTACAAACCCTATTTTTCTGAAAAGAACATTGATTTTCTCCATGCCCTAAGCCACAATACCcatctcaaaaaacacaaaaatgaaatctTTATATACACATGAAGAATAGTTTACGAACCCTGTTTTCCTGGAAAGAACATTGATTTTCTCCATGCCCTAAGCCACAATACCTATCtcagaaaacacaaaaatgaaatctTTATGTACACATGAAGAACATAATAGTATGGAAGGGAAAATGGGAAAATATTTACCTATGAAGCTGAGAAAAAAACAGAGCACACTGTTGGAACTTCTCGCTGGTTTGGTCCGTTGAATCAGCTTGTGTGGAGTGGCAGCATTGGGTCGATGTAGGAGCGTCGTGGGGTTCACAGCGAGGAAGCCGTCTCGAGCTGGCAGTGAGAAGACCTTTCCGACGCGGGTTGGTGGTGAGGAAAGAGGATGGTTTTGCGGGATTCAAGACTGGTTTTCTCCGTTCAACGAGCTGGCGACGCTGGGCTGGGCTAGGCAGACGGAGGAGTGCCGCTCAGTCGCATTGATGAGAGAGACGGTGTCGCCGGGAGGCGCTGGGTAGAGAATGCTGAAGTGGGTTGGTGTCGAGGGGGGAGGGTGGTCTCACGGGATGATTTCGAATAGGGATGAAAACTGGAACTGATTTTTAAATGGAGTCAAAATGCACATTttgattgaaaagaaaaaaaaaaagaagcagccATCACTACGCATTGTGTGTACCACTACAGTTGATACTATATAGAAAAACTCTTTCACTAAACAACCAGGCCTAATTGGCTTTATTTTTTTGCGCCGATCTCTCCAGTACGAGTGAATAAGAGAAGATCACGTCTTCGAAGGTGGCGATATTACCGTCTACAGGTCGAGTCATGAGATCTAAAGTGTAAATACTCGACTTCGTTAATCAATAAATTCAGGTGATAGACGAAGGCGTTGGTCCATCGGTGCGTTAGGGGCAATCATCTGAGCCAACGTATAAAACGACATTTCCAATTATTACAGTAGCAATGAGAACAaagttatcattttttattatttcttgacgtagtattaaataattataaaataaatcaataagaGATAATGATATCAAAcaattataaaaggaaaatgatacttggctaaaattatatgttatttttaactcattgttaattattttatgcaaGAGACATAAAACAATGATATATGGTAATAAACTTATCTTCTACACCAGTTATTGGTTGAACATTGGCTTGCATGACTactctttaaaatataaaataatttaatttaatttaaaaaataaattttaaattttaaatattatcaatCAAAGTTTAtcgtttaaataataaaaatgatataaacagataataaaataaatcacataatttttctcaGAATTTGACCCGTCCGTTTCACAGACCCAACTCTGCCGTACCCACCACAGACTGGAGGGAAAATATCACGCTGAGATTCACTAGACGGACCCAAACCTTTCGTCTCCTTCCTTCCTAATTCCACCACACCAAACCCAAGAGGCACATTAGCAGCCTTTCACACCGAGTAGTCCAGCAATCCATTCTTCCCAAGCTGTTCTTTCTTCCCATTTATATACATGTAACCTACACACCTACAGAAAAATCGAACCATCATCCATGGATTCTCTCTCCTCCGTCTCGCCTTCCATTGTTCTCCCTCCCACCAGTGACATCttccgccgccgccgccgccggcGAATCTCCGTTGCTTCTTTATCCGCTTCCCACAACCGTcgtgtttcttcttcttctttcttcggCTTCTCGTACTCTCCAGAACTTCACAGAAGGAGAATTCTTGAAGTTTCTTGTAGTCTGAGAAGTGGAGCCGCAGATGAAGAAGACGACGACGAAGACGGAAGAGAGGACGTGGAGAGGGCGCTTGACCTGGATGGTACCATTCCTGGAACTTCGGATGAGTTCGTGAAGCGGATGTCGTCGCGTGCGTACGACATGCGTAGACACCTACACCAGACCTTCGATAGCAGCAGCTACGATGGTATTGCTTGCTTCTTATTTGTTGCGTTTGATTATAGTGCTTAGCTCCAGCTGGCGCACCTGATCGTGATTTTTGCTAATGCGTGCTATTTGGTTGGAATGCAATGCTTTTCCCTTTGCGTGCGACGGGCCTCATATATAACCATTTAAACATTATTAAGGCCGTAATTCTTTTTGGATCCCCTTCTTGACGTGCTGACTTTTGATCATGCATTATGAAAATTTGCTTCTTTTCAGCTGATCAAAGAgtaattttttcccttttatagataaaaattttatgttaataGTAAGAATTTAGCATCCCACGCACCATATAACACCAAATCTTCTAACATTCTTGTTCGACATTTACAAAAAGTAAAGGAACGGTTATTTTGACTCTAAAATTAGAGGCATATACCCTTAGGCCACAGTTACAAAGTTGAAACTTGTAAATTTAACTACATATGCTTTTGAAATAATGCATACATTTTGCCTGAAGATAAAGAAATGCTGGCAGGCAGAAGTAGAACCTCTCCATCCTGCTTTTGGGGATGTTAGTACAATTTCCGGTGCCAAAGACGTGAACCTTGAGATCAATGAAATGcctacaaagaaagaaaaaactttcCGGGTGTGTCCGACATGGGGTAGCTCTGATACTTCACGTAATCTTCAGAGAGGATATTCTAGTATGTGCAGAATTGCTAAGAGTTTCACCTCATTTGTTGGGCTATTTATATTGGCGGGATCCCTTGATTCTTGGGTCACTGTGTCCAATGGAATCCCCCTTTCTTTCCAGCCACGGATGTATTTAATGATTATCCTTGATACCCTAGCCCTTTGGTCTGATCTTTTAAGTGCTTGGTGTCATGTCCCAATTGCCTCGCATTAAGTGCACATGCTTTGCATCTCTTCGCACCAAATGCTTCTTACTATTTTGTCTTGTTGTATTTAGTGTTGTTTGCCGCATTGAATGTCCTGCCTCCCCACTTTCCATCATCAAGAGAAATGTAAAAGAGAATGGTTTATTacaagataaaaagaaaatgttttagcTTCTTCCATCTCGAGGGGCGACGTCGTGAGGCCTCTCAACATATTTACTTGTGGGCTGGATGTCTTAGTTCACCTTACTACCTCGCCTCTTGTTAAGTTGTAACCTTCAAGTGAAAAGTCCaaattatatgatttatattttaaaaaaattaatcaataatataattagagccctattgaaactttataaaaagcaagtacttctcattctcaagtaatgtgggatctcatacaccatctacccttatccatatcatacggggtatcacaatctaccccttAAATTCCAGAtgcctcgtcgggcctgtccattgtatgtggcatagctcaagtaggggtgtgcaaaattccgaaaattccgactccgtccgacttccgctctaactccgactccgacttcgtcggagtcatcggaattcggagtcggaattcgaagtagctccgaatatctattcggagtcggagtcggagtcggagctccaagaagctccgattccgactccgaaattttttttactgtacacttgcgctcgagcgaggtgtcgagcgcaagtcgagtacacgttgtattgaacattgacTCGATCGACATGTCGAGCAGAAGTTGAGCgaacctcttccagagaggttcgctcaagcgacatgtcgagcggaagttgagcgaacctcttccagagaggtttgctcgaagcgacatgtcgagcggaagtcgagcaaacctcttccagagaggttcgctcgagctacatatcgagcggaagtcgagcgaacctctctaaaagagttccgctcgagcgccacgtcgagcgcatgtcgagctccgatcttatgtcggagctccaatttggctccgactcttgtcggagtcggaggtcggaaacgagcactccgactccgtcggagtcagAGCCCAGCCCTaagctcaagtcccacatttctagttgggataagctttgataccatttgtaacacctcaataaaaggcccaaaccatatggtctatactctaaaaggactagtcaatgatacaattagagtcaCATCGGAACCTTATAAAGTGAAAAACTTatcattcccaagtaatgtgagatttcatacaccacctacccttattcatatcatatggagtatcacaatctaccacccttaaattctcgacgtcctcgtcgggcctgtccattgtaggtagCATGGTTCAAGCCCCACATTTTTTGTTGgaataggctctgataccatttgtaacgtccCAATGGAAAGTCCAAACCaaatgacctatactccaaaataactagtcaatgatacaattggaccctattggaaccttataaagagcgagaacttctcattctcaagcaatgtgagatctcatatacTATCTACCCTCATTCATATCACATGGAGTATCACATAAGTGGGGACTGCTTAAAGAGGGAAAAAGTTGATGGTGGTTTAGATAAATTTCACTCTAACATTACCTACCTTCCGGTTGGCATATTATCTATTATTACATGTGGATTTTGATATTTCGATGTGTTTGCAATAAGATTGACCAAACGTCAGTTCTGTCATTTTATTCTAGTTATTGTTCAAGCCTCACCAAAACTTTTTGGCCTCGGCTGAAATACCCGTTCCTTTCTATTTCACTAGGTACTGATCTCCTGAGTACTTAGTACCAAAATTCTTTGGCTCAGCCGGATACCCGTTTCTTCTACTTCTCTGGGCACTCCTGAATACATACCTAGTTATGCTTATGTGTAACTTATTTACTGGAAAATTAAACACATTGGCATCTTTTGTTGTATCCTGACCATTCAATCATCAATCATTTTTGGTTGAGATATATCATTGTTACTGGTACCTCTCTCTCAGAATGCAGTGTCCATTTTTATCTTGTAAATTTGAGTGTTCCAAGTTTTACTCGTTCATTCATATATAGTTCATAAACGTTGCATTGTATATGGTGATAGGCTTTATTTCTACAATTCTTGGTGCTCTGTTCATATATAATGTTATGTTTGTTTTTCTGCAAAATGTTTCTCATTTTCGGTCATTTATTATTGTACAGTACTGGATGCCAACCCTTGGCGAGAAACTTCAAAGCCTGTATATGTACTTGCCCAGAGGGAAAACCAATTGTGCACTATGAAAACCCGAAGGAATCGCAGGTCTACTTTCCTTTGGTTTAGTTCCATCATTCTTTTGGATGGTTATTACTGTTGCACCagatcaatttttttgttctttctgtAACAGTGAAGTCGAAAGGGAGCTTGGGTTATTGTTTTCCAAGGGAGGAAAGTGGACGTCTGGAATTGGAAATCAGCCCAAACAGTCAAGAACCGGGACAAAGTTTCAGATGCTTGTGGAGGATATTAGGGAGGGAGTGCTAGTAAGTGATAATTAAGCTTTGGTTTTCAAATACATATTTCATTGGATCAGTATTCGCTAATGCGAATACATGAGCAAGACCCTATATATTATTTGTAGATAACTTCAAATATAATGCTCAAGTCTACCATCACCGTCTGTGGAACTAATTACCCACTTGCTTCCGCCCCACCCGGAAGCAAGTCACTCCAGTCACTGTATCCCGTCACTTTCCAGTGTGAATGGTTCAATGCAGGCCAAGTATCTTTTGCATGGTCAAAAACTTCATAATTGTTGTAGgtatttgaagatgaaaatgaagcGGCAAAATATTGTGACTTACTGCAAGGCAGAGGCCAAGGTTGTGAAGGTGTTGCGGAGATAGAAGCCTCCTCAGTAAGAACAGAGCAATCTTCAAATTTGGTACTGTATATGGTTCTTTATAATAAGACTTTCTAAATTATCTACAGGTATTTGATCTATGTCGGAAAATGAGGGCTCTTGCAGTTCTCTTCCGGCGTGGGAGGACACCACCTCTACCTCAGAGCCTTGAGCTCAACCTCAAGGCACGGAAGCGGTCTCTTGAAGATGCTGAGGATTTGCTGTGAAGTTCCCAAAGAATGAAGGAAGAACATGTACGTACGAGAAACTAACGTTATCAACGCTGAAGGTTGGAACATGATAATGTAATATAAGTTTTGTTAGCCAACAGAATATACTCATAATTTACAAGTGAATTATAAAGCTCGAATGGAAATTGCATAATTTGGTTTGTCTTCAAAGGTCATGATGATTCCATATCTTATGAACAAGTTGAAGCAA encodes:
- the LOC121255030 gene encoding aspartic proteinase-like; translation: MINHAIGASGVVSQQCKAIVEQYGQTIIDLLLAEANPKKICSHIGLCSFDGSRGVSTGIKIVVDESSGKVSSGICDAMCPACEMVVAWMQNQIKQNQTQDVLILPSSWPI
- the LOC121254666 gene encoding uncharacterized protein LOC121254666 produces the protein MDSLSSVSPSIVLPPTSDIFRRRRRRRISVASLSASHNRRVSSSSFFGFSYSPELHRRRILEVSCSLRSGAADEEDDDEDGREDVERALDLDGTIPGTSDEFVKRMSSRAYDMRRHLHQTFDSSSYDVLDANPWRETSKPVYVLAQRENQLCTMKTRRNRSEVERELGLLFSKGGKWTSGIGNQPKQSRTGTKFQMLVEDIREGVLVFEDENEAAKYCDLLQGRGQGCEGVAEIEASSVFDLCRKMRALAVLFRRGRTPPLPQSLELNLKARKRSLEDAEDLL